In Acidimicrobiia bacterium, a single genomic region encodes these proteins:
- a CDS encoding cytochrome P450 — MTESTLEYPPFEYRPFGRDTWRDPYPLYRRLRDEDPVHRTSRGYWVLTRFQHVFDAARDTGTFSSAHGLTFDDEGANLGVQTMVFMDPPDHTRYRRLVSRGFTPRNVAALEPALRAQVRSHVQALREGRRGDFITGLARPIPSWVVAHYLGVPEEDRFRFDEWTQAIVQASYDAGMTAATAVADLSAYFMGLIEVKRRSPADDVVSDLIRADNEGHGIGLEGILGMAFVMIAGGNDTTTGLLGGAAELLTTYPDQRQRLLDDPSLIPNAVDELLRLTSPVQGLCRVVLRDAEIDGTAIASGDRVLLCYASANRDEREFGDDAAELDVGRSIERFVAFSVGSHFCLGAAATRLQGSVVLEELLRACPAFTVDADAGVFADGGFTRRYESLPFDAGAP; from the coding sequence GTGACGGAGAGCACACTCGAGTACCCGCCGTTCGAGTATCGGCCGTTCGGGCGCGACACGTGGCGTGATCCGTACCCGCTCTACCGCCGCCTGCGCGACGAGGACCCCGTGCACCGGACGTCTCGCGGCTACTGGGTGCTCACGCGGTTCCAGCACGTGTTCGACGCCGCGCGCGACACCGGCACGTTCTCGTCCGCGCACGGGCTCACCTTCGACGACGAGGGCGCCAACCTCGGTGTTCAGACGATGGTGTTCATGGACCCGCCCGACCACACGCGGTACCGGCGGCTCGTGAGCCGTGGCTTCACGCCGCGCAACGTCGCAGCGCTCGAACCCGCGCTGCGCGCGCAGGTGCGCTCTCACGTGCAGGCGCTGCGGGAGGGCAGGCGCGGCGACTTCATTACCGGCCTGGCGCGTCCGATCCCGAGCTGGGTGGTGGCGCATTACCTCGGCGTACCCGAGGAAGATCGCTTCCGCTTCGACGAGTGGACCCAGGCGATCGTGCAGGCGAGCTACGACGCGGGCATGACCGCGGCCACCGCCGTCGCCGACCTGTCCGCCTACTTCATGGGACTGATCGAGGTGAAGCGCCGCTCGCCGGCCGACGACGTCGTGTCCGACCTGATCCGCGCCGACAACGAGGGGCACGGCATCGGGCTCGAGGGAATCCTCGGCATGGCGTTCGTGATGATCGCCGGCGGCAACGACACCACCACCGGGCTGCTCGGCGGCGCTGCCGAGCTGCTCACCACCTATCCCGACCAGCGGCAGCGCCTGCTCGATGACCCGTCGTTGATCCCGAACGCGGTCGACGAGCTGCTCCGGCTCACATCACCGGTGCAAGGGTTGTGCCGCGTGGTATTGCGCGACGCGGAGATCGACGGCACCGCGATCGCTTCGGGCGACCGGGTGCTGCTGTGTTACGCGTCGGCCAACCGCGACGAGCGCGAGTTCGGTGACGACGCGGCAGAGCTCGACGTCGGTCGTTCGATCGAGCGGTTCGTCGCGTTCAGCGTTGGCTCGCATTTCTGTCTCGGCGCTGCCGCGACCCGGTTACAGGGAAGCGTCGTACTCGAAGAGCTGCTGCGCGCGTGCCCCGCCTTTACTGTCGACGCCGACGCGGGTGTGTTCGCCGACGGTGGCTTCACCCGTCGCTACGAGTCGCTGCCGTTCGATGCCGGCGCGCCGTAG
- a CDS encoding cytochrome P450, with product MTDEATDPMSDETATMVGLYRNEMMSAADRSGPQPGYLQLLEESGGISCPFPGFVQAVSREAVVTVLGDRQNFSSAGTMELGNIRPMIPLQIDPPEHSKFRKLLDPLFAPKVMDAAEADLTQRINYFIDKFIDRGECNFTDEFAELFPSAVFLGLMGLPWEELDTFLRLRDGILRVAGVDLTLEEMLAKQKETGKEIYEYFGQFLDDRERNPQDDILTHFLQADVDGDRLTREDILDICFLFLIAGLDTVSDSLTCFFAYLAQHPEQRQLIVDDASIIPNAVEELLRWETPVPGGVPRKALKDTEVCGFAIEAGTMVLPGYGTANVDPAEFPDGFEVRFDRESNPHIAFGAGIHRCLGSHLARRELRLTLREWHRRIPVYGLKPGHEELVYPPGLRSVKDLMLSWPI from the coding sequence ATGACTGACGAGGCGACCGACCCGATGAGCGACGAGACCGCGACAATGGTCGGTCTGTATCGAAACGAGATGATGTCGGCCGCCGACCGGTCGGGGCCGCAGCCCGGCTACCTCCAGTTGCTCGAGGAGAGTGGCGGGATCTCGTGTCCGTTCCCGGGCTTCGTCCAGGCCGTCAGTCGCGAGGCCGTGGTCACGGTGCTCGGCGACCGGCAGAACTTCTCCAGTGCCGGCACCATGGAGCTCGGCAACATCCGCCCGATGATCCCGTTGCAGATCGATCCGCCCGAGCATTCGAAGTTCCGGAAGCTGCTCGACCCGCTGTTCGCCCCGAAGGTAATGGACGCAGCCGAGGCCGATCTCACGCAGCGGATCAACTACTTCATCGACAAGTTCATCGACCGCGGCGAGTGCAACTTCACCGACGAGTTCGCGGAGCTGTTCCCTTCGGCCGTGTTCCTCGGTTTGATGGGCCTGCCGTGGGAAGAGCTCGACACGTTCCTGCGGCTCCGTGACGGCATCCTGCGCGTCGCCGGCGTCGACCTCACCCTCGAGGAGATGCTCGCCAAGCAGAAGGAGACCGGCAAGGAGATCTACGAGTACTTCGGGCAGTTCCTCGACGACCGCGAGCGGAACCCGCAGGACGACATCCTCACCCACTTCCTGCAGGCCGACGTCGACGGCGACCGGCTCACCCGCGAGGACATCCTCGACATCTGCTTCCTCTTCCTCATCGCCGGCCTCGACACCGTGAGCGACTCGCTCACGTGCTTCTTCGCGTACCTGGCCCAGCATCCCGAGCAGCGACAGCTGATCGTCGACGACGCGTCGATCATCCCGAACGCGGTCGAGGAGCTCCTCCGGTGGGAGACGCCCGTCCCCGGCGGCGTACCGCGGAAGGCGCTGAAGGACACCGAGGTGTGCGGTTTCGCGATCGAGGCGGGCACGATGGTGCTCCCCGGCTACGGCACGGCCAACGTCGACCCTGCCGAGTTCCCCGACGGGTTCGAGGTGCGTTTCGACCGGGAATCGAACCCGCATATCGCCTTCGGCGCCGGCATCCACCGGTGCCTCGGTTCGCACCTCGCCCGCCGCGAGCTGCGCCTCACGCTGCGCGAGTGGCACCGCCGCATCCCGGTGTACGGGTTGAAGCCCGGCCACGAAGAGCTCGTGTATCCCCCCGGCCTCCGGTCGGTCAAGGACCTGATGCTTTCCTGGCCCATCTGA
- a CDS encoding FkbM family methyltransferase yields the protein MNRWGRAARSLVRRPQLFGRLGLYAGNDDSAGVAWALRRLLSPASRHRLAATLLFDATVIMDFEAGGFRWLVPTGDEITAELLAHGEYSATAVRSLTRWVRAHPRTRGSLVIEVGANVGTSTLPLTREGWNVLAIEPVPTTFSFLETNVERNGLSDQVTCVQAAVAEHDGEVLMQVSRAHGASRVVDHGPGAIPVPARRLDGLLASCGVPETDVAFVWCDAEGSEAAVVASGMALWAAGVPLYAEIDSTTDAAAVQHVFSHFVVAHDEMPYTAVARPVGELAEHISRLERQDNVLLLPAG from the coding sequence ATGAATCGCTGGGGCCGAGCGGCGCGGTCCCTCGTCCGGCGCCCCCAGCTCTTCGGCCGGCTCGGGCTCTACGCAGGCAACGACGACAGCGCGGGAGTCGCCTGGGCGCTCCGGCGACTCCTCAGTCCGGCGAGTCGGCACCGGCTTGCAGCAACGCTGCTGTTCGACGCCACGGTCATCATGGACTTCGAGGCCGGCGGGTTCCGCTGGCTGGTCCCGACCGGCGACGAGATCACCGCGGAGCTGCTGGCCCACGGCGAATACTCCGCGACCGCGGTCCGTTCCCTCACGCGATGGGTCCGGGCCCACCCGCGCACACGCGGTTCGCTCGTGATCGAGGTCGGCGCCAACGTCGGCACGAGCACATTGCCGCTCACGCGGGAGGGTTGGAACGTGCTCGCCATCGAGCCGGTGCCCACCACCTTCTCGTTCCTCGAGACAAACGTCGAACGCAACGGTCTCTCGGATCAGGTCACCTGCGTGCAGGCCGCGGTCGCCGAGCACGACGGAGAGGTCTTGATGCAGGTCTCACGCGCCCACGGCGCGAGCCGTGTCGTGGACCACGGGCCCGGCGCCATCCCAGTCCCCGCTCGGCGTCTCGACGGTTTGCTCGCAAGCTGCGGCGTGCCCGAGACGGACGTCGCGTTCGTTTGGTGCGACGCGGAGGGGAGCGAGGCGGCGGTCGTCGCGAGCGGAATGGCACTGTGGGCGGCCGGTGTTCCGCTGTACGCCGAGATCGACTCGACGACCGACGCCGCGGCCGTCCAGCACGTCTTCTCACATTTCGTCGTCGCACACGATGAGATGCCGTACACCGCCGTCGCTCGACCCGTCGGCGAGCTCGCCGAGCACATCTCCCGCCTCGAGCGCCAGGACAACGTGTTGCTCCTCCCCGCCGGCTGA